In Bythopirellula goksoeyrii, a single window of DNA contains:
- the dxs gene encoding 1-deoxy-D-xylulose-5-phosphate synthase, giving the protein MTPEILPTITEPSDLEKLSLPQLERLAVEIRDVLCNLIACRSAHFASNLGVVELCIALHTTFDFRRDRLIWDTGHQIYPHKLLTGRYGQFQSMRTKGGLMGYPNPSESEYDLFMTGHAGSSVSTALGLASGDDLLRPEEGRFSVAVIGDGAFPSGVVFEALNNARRQSDKLLVILNDNRMSICPRVGGMADYLDRLRMNPMYSGFKDEVAKILGRVPLFGDPTERFLVQLKEAAKAGLSGGMMFEDMGFRYVGPIDGHNIGLLRKYLRMVQRGDGPVLLHVVTEKGHGFQPAEEDPVLYHAPPQFEKREERKVILKKSTSRAFTHVASEAIEAQMHANPKVTVMTAAMCQGNKLEKIRDKFPDRFFDTGICEAHTVAFAAGQAKVGMRPIVDIYSTFLQRAYDHIFQEVALQNLPVTFMLDRGGLAGPDGPTHHGVFDLGYLRVFPNMVIMSPGDALDLPAMLDFALQYDGPCAIRYPKATAMEIPREVSPIELGKSEVLRAGMDGCLISYGPLASRCLEVANRLHEEGIEMRVINARFLKPLDSEVILQAVRECSFVVTVEEAALAGGFGSAVLEATADAGVETSHLRRLGIPDFYVEHGEREELLADLGLDVEGILRTCRELVNTSSKPFEQLQP; this is encoded by the coding sequence GTGACCCCCGAAATCCTCCCCACGATCACCGAGCCGAGCGACCTGGAGAAGCTTTCGCTGCCTCAGTTGGAACGGCTGGCCGTTGAAATCCGCGATGTGCTTTGTAATTTGATCGCATGTCGCAGTGCCCATTTTGCTTCCAATCTAGGGGTCGTCGAATTGTGCATTGCCTTGCACACCACATTCGACTTCCGCCGTGATCGGCTCATCTGGGACACGGGACACCAAATTTACCCTCATAAACTGCTCACAGGTCGCTACGGTCAATTTCAGTCGATGCGAACCAAGGGGGGGCTCATGGGCTACCCCAACCCCTCCGAGAGTGAGTACGACCTATTCATGACGGGCCACGCTGGGTCCAGCGTCTCAACAGCCTTGGGGCTGGCAAGTGGGGACGACTTATTGCGCCCCGAAGAGGGACGCTTCTCAGTGGCTGTCATTGGTGATGGAGCATTTCCCTCGGGAGTTGTATTTGAGGCGCTCAACAACGCCAGGAGGCAGAGTGACAAACTGCTGGTAATCCTCAACGACAATCGGATGTCGATCTGCCCCCGCGTCGGGGGGATGGCCGACTATCTGGACCGACTACGGATGAACCCGATGTACAGTGGATTCAAGGATGAGGTTGCGAAGATACTCGGCCGCGTGCCCTTGTTCGGCGATCCGACTGAGCGATTTCTGGTCCAGTTGAAAGAGGCCGCCAAAGCTGGGCTCAGCGGTGGCATGATGTTCGAGGACATGGGCTTCCGCTATGTCGGCCCCATCGACGGACATAACATTGGCCTGTTGCGAAAATACTTGAGGATGGTCCAACGGGGCGATGGCCCGGTCTTGTTGCATGTCGTTACTGAAAAGGGACACGGGTTTCAGCCCGCGGAAGAAGACCCCGTGTTATACCATGCACCGCCGCAGTTTGAGAAACGCGAAGAACGCAAGGTAATTCTCAAGAAAAGCACGTCACGGGCATTTACCCACGTCGCTTCCGAGGCCATTGAGGCGCAAATGCATGCTAATCCCAAAGTAACCGTGATGACGGCCGCCATGTGCCAGGGCAACAAACTGGAGAAGATTCGCGATAAGTTTCCCGATCGCTTTTTCGACACCGGTATCTGTGAGGCCCATACGGTCGCTTTTGCTGCGGGCCAGGCAAAGGTAGGGATGCGGCCCATCGTCGATATCTACAGTACATTTCTGCAACGGGCCTACGACCACATTTTCCAGGAAGTCGCTCTACAGAATCTTCCCGTCACATTCATGCTGGACCGGGGGGGGCTCGCGGGTCCGGATGGGCCCACCCACCACGGCGTATTCGACCTGGGCTATCTCCGGGTGTTCCCGAACATGGTAATCATGAGCCCCGGCGATGCCCTGGACTTGCCGGCGATGCTCGATTTTGCACTGCAGTACGACGGACCCTGTGCGATCCGCTATCCCAAGGCGACTGCGATGGAAATTCCACGTGAGGTTTCACCTATCGAGTTAGGCAAGAGTGAAGTTTTGCGGGCTGGCATGGATGGTTGCCTTATCAGCTACGGTCCACTGGCCAGTCGTTGTCTGGAGGTGGCCAACCGTTTGCATGAGGAAGGCATTGAAATGCGCGTCATCAATGCACGTTTTCTCAAACCTTTAGATAGCGAAGTGATCTTGCAAGCAGTCCGTGAATGCAGCTTCGTGGTAACTGTCGAAGAGGCCGCCTTGGCGGGTGGCTTTGGTAGCGCAGTACTCGAAGCTACCGCTGACGCAGGGGTGGAAACGAGCCACCTCCGCCGTCTAGGCATCCCGGATTTCTATGTCGAGCATGGCGAGCGTGAGGAACTCCTGGCCGATCTGGGGTTGGATGTTGAGGGGATTTTGCGGACGTGCCGGGAATTGGTAAATACCTCATCAAAGCCGTTTGAGCAGCTTCAACCGTAG
- a CDS encoding polyprenyl synthetase family protein, with translation MSLSTTPPGLSNYLHEIEAALSAAVQFDADCPDRLREAMQYSLLAPGKRLRPQLVLMACELCDGDTQAAMPAAVAVEMIHAYSLVHDDLPAMDDDDLRRGRPTCHKQFDEATATLVGDALQARAFEILARDVQPPECAARCCCELGRAVGATMLVGGQAADLASEFQQCSLAELEAIHRRKTGALFRVSLRLGAMIADASDGQLAALDDYGDNLGLAFQVIDDLLDVSGSEDHMGKRLGKDAHKGKNTYPAILGIESSQALAEKLIENASVSLGIFGDRAGPLRELALFVRQRNT, from the coding sequence ATGAGCCTTTCGACGACACCACCAGGACTTAGCAATTATCTCCACGAGATTGAAGCCGCCCTTAGCGCCGCAGTTCAGTTCGATGCAGATTGCCCCGATCGATTGCGCGAGGCCATGCAATACAGCCTGCTCGCGCCTGGCAAGCGACTGCGACCCCAGTTGGTATTAATGGCATGTGAACTCTGTGACGGGGACACTCAAGCCGCAATGCCGGCAGCAGTTGCCGTTGAGATGATTCATGCCTATTCTTTGGTGCATGATGATCTGCCGGCGATGGACGACGACGATCTCCGCCGAGGGCGGCCTACTTGTCACAAGCAATTCGACGAAGCGACTGCTACCTTGGTAGGAGACGCCCTCCAAGCCCGTGCTTTTGAAATCCTGGCTAGGGATGTCCAACCGCCAGAGTGTGCCGCACGATGCTGCTGCGAATTGGGTCGGGCAGTAGGAGCCACTATGCTCGTTGGAGGACAGGCGGCAGATCTTGCGAGCGAGTTTCAGCAATGTTCGCTCGCTGAGTTGGAGGCAATTCATCGGCGAAAGACCGGGGCCTTGTTCCGAGTGTCGCTCCGGCTGGGAGCCATGATTGCCGACGCTTCCGACGGACAACTGGCAGCGTTGGACGATTACGGCGACAACCTGGGGCTTGCTTTCCAGGTGATCGACGATCTGTTGGATGTCTCGGGCTCAGAAGACCATATGGGCAAGCGACTTGGCAAAGACGCCCACAAGGGGAAAAATACCTATCCGGCAATTCTGGGAATTGAATCAAGCCAGGCCTTGGCAGAAAAACTTATCGAAAATGCGTCCGTATCCCTTGGAATCTTTGGTGATCGGGCTGGTCCCTTGCGCGAACTGGCGCTCTTTGTGAGGCAACGAAATACGTGA
- the xseB gene encoding exodeoxyribonuclease VII small subunit has protein sequence MAKKKPKQEQPVFEQSLKELEAIVGKLESGKLGLEESLEHYESGMRHLKQCNELLRSAERRIALVTGIDADGNARSESFDADEEESLVTKGESRSRRRSSTAKRRSASEVDDDSSLF, from the coding sequence TTGGCCAAGAAAAAACCAAAGCAAGAACAACCGGTATTTGAGCAGTCGCTCAAAGAACTCGAAGCGATTGTCGGCAAGCTAGAAAGCGGCAAGCTCGGGCTTGAGGAGTCGCTCGAACACTATGAGTCCGGCATGCGGCATCTCAAGCAGTGCAACGAACTACTCCGCAGTGCCGAGCGACGCATTGCTCTCGTGACCGGGATCGATGCCGACGGAAACGCTAGGTCAGAATCTTTCGATGCCGATGAAGAGGAATCTTTGGTCACAAAGGGGGAATCTCGCAGCCGCCGGCGAAGTTCCACTGCGAAACGCCGCTCTGCGAGTGAAGTGGACGACGACTCCTCGCTCTTCTAG
- the xseA gene encoding exodeoxyribonuclease VII large subunit, giving the protein MPTDSLTSESTTDEKIMSVSQLTAQLKGVIESRFSSVWVAGELSNFSRPQSGHCYFTLKDDTAQLRAVIWRGTAVRLKFELADGLEIVCRGHLDVYPPRGSYQLVVDEVQPRGVGALELALRKLREKLAAEGLFDAYRKRALPKFPRRIGFVTSPTGAAIRDFLEVLQRRWRGVEVLIFPARVQGGGAAAEIAAGIQLANRVEPALDVLVVGRGGGSLEDLWCFNEEAVVRAIATSNIPTVSAVGHEIDVTLADFAADVRALTPSEAAERVVPSAQDVTQMVQSISTRIERAFSNQVTAWRQRLDSLASRPALARPEDGIQNLSRQVDECSLRLQTAIKSSLRDQESHLTTLSGKLSSLSPLAVLGRGYSLTQDQATKRLITSAKQLKKGQAVVTRLAEGAVISTVNEVKDSLTTSSNSK; this is encoded by the coding sequence ATGCCCACAGATTCGCTTACTTCTGAAAGCACGACCGACGAAAAAATCATGTCGGTATCGCAGCTTACTGCGCAGTTGAAGGGGGTCATCGAATCACGATTCTCATCGGTTTGGGTTGCCGGGGAACTTTCGAATTTCTCACGCCCTCAGTCAGGGCATTGCTATTTCACACTTAAAGACGATACGGCCCAATTGCGCGCTGTGATTTGGCGCGGCACGGCGGTCAGGCTCAAGTTTGAGCTGGCTGACGGTCTGGAAATCGTCTGTCGGGGACACTTGGATGTCTATCCGCCGCGGGGGAGTTATCAACTCGTGGTGGATGAAGTCCAGCCACGCGGAGTCGGGGCACTGGAATTAGCGCTACGCAAGCTGCGTGAGAAACTTGCTGCCGAGGGGCTGTTTGATGCGTATCGCAAACGCGCTTTGCCGAAGTTTCCCCGGCGGATAGGGTTTGTCACCAGTCCGACGGGGGCCGCCATTCGTGATTTTCTGGAAGTGCTTCAGCGGCGCTGGCGGGGGGTGGAAGTATTGATCTTTCCCGCGCGGGTTCAAGGAGGTGGCGCCGCGGCAGAAATCGCGGCTGGTATCCAGTTAGCAAATCGTGTTGAGCCTGCCCTCGATGTATTGGTAGTCGGTCGTGGCGGCGGCAGCTTGGAAGACCTGTGGTGCTTCAATGAGGAAGCGGTTGTCCGGGCAATTGCAACATCTAATATCCCAACCGTCTCGGCAGTCGGCCACGAGATCGACGTGACATTGGCCGACTTCGCTGCCGATGTACGGGCGCTTACACCAAGTGAAGCTGCCGAACGTGTCGTTCCATCGGCCCAAGATGTGACCCAAATGGTGCAGTCTATCAGCACTCGTATCGAGAGAGCTTTTTCGAATCAGGTAACGGCTTGGCGTCAACGACTGGATAGCCTCGCCAGCCGCCCTGCCCTGGCTCGTCCCGAGGACGGCATCCAAAACCTCAGTCGACAAGTAGATGAGTGTTCTCTACGTTTGCAAACTGCCATCAAGTCCTCACTTCGTGATCAAGAGAGCCACCTAACTACTCTCAGCGGCAAGCTAAGTTCACTCAGCCCATTGGCAGTTTTGGGGCGCGGCTACAGCCTTACCCAAGATCAAGCGACCAAGCGGCTCATTACTTCGGCAAAGCAACTGAAAAAGGGACAAGCGGTTGTTACACGGCTGGCCGAAGGTGCGGTTATCAGTACAGTGAATGAGGTGAAAGACTCACTGACAACTTCGTCAAATTCCAAGTAA
- a CDS encoding lamin tail domain-containing protein, translated as MPVLSSLFDAGSSIVDQLVYGDEDFPGSIRTQGASGWVSAAGAAQDDPFAWTLSTVGDVQNSNQSISGQTSSPGIFTIDGTLPAVPSLVITEYMYGGGDEFIEFTNLSNQPVDVTGWSFDDNNFGTGYVPPFDISVFGTIGVGESVVLTEAPEADFRLNWNLNPAVKVIGDYALANGGNIGRADEINIYAADDSLVDRLNYGDTDFPGSIRTQEISGNPSSPAVLGANDVTQWVFSSVGDGFGSYTSALGDVGNPGSLVPEPTSAVLVILAAAGFCLPVRRR; from the coding sequence GTGCCTGTCCTTTCTTCTCTGTTCGATGCTGGTAGCAGCATCGTTGATCAACTCGTGTATGGAGATGAGGATTTCCCTGGTTCCATCCGCACCCAGGGTGCAAGTGGATGGGTATCCGCAGCGGGCGCGGCCCAGGATGATCCCTTCGCGTGGACCCTCTCCACCGTTGGCGACGTACAGAATTCGAACCAATCAATAAGCGGACAGACTAGCAGTCCTGGAATCTTCACTATCGATGGAACGCTGCCTGCCGTGCCTAGCCTTGTTATCACCGAGTACATGTATGGCGGTGGGGATGAATTCATCGAATTCACCAACCTCTCCAATCAGCCTGTAGATGTCACGGGCTGGTCCTTCGACGACAACAACTTCGGCACCGGCTATGTCCCGCCGTTTGATATCAGCGTCTTCGGCACGATCGGGGTCGGTGAATCTGTCGTTCTGACCGAAGCGCCTGAAGCTGATTTTCGGCTCAATTGGAACTTGAATCCTGCAGTTAAGGTTATCGGTGATTATGCCCTAGCAAATGGTGGCAACATCGGCCGTGCTGACGAGATCAACATCTACGCTGCTGATGACAGCCTTGTTGATCGCCTTAACTACGGGGACACGGATTTTCCTGGTTCCATCCGCACTCAGGAAATAAGTGGCAATCCAAGTTCTCCAGCGGTCTTGGGCGCGAATGACGTAACCCAGTGGGTGTTTTCGTCAGTCGGTGATGGATTCGGTTCGTACACATCGGCTCTTGGGGATGTCGGTAACCCGGGCTCTTTAGTACCTGAGCCAACCAGCGCCGTGCTGGTGATCCTCGCCGCTGCTGGCTTCTGCCTGCCGGTGCGTAGACGCTAG
- a CDS encoding transposase: MTLARRQLVDLELTRYYHCISRCVRRAFLCGEGHEHRKAWLEERLEILAENFAIAVCGFSVMDNHLHLLVRIDPQTAARWSDEEVVRRWLGVYPPRTLDMQDAQLVRQYVHHELQDPERVATYRDRLQNLGWFMKALKEPLARLANKEDHCKGTFWEGRYKSIAILDEEALLATCAYIDLNPVAAGVAATPETSQHTSIRQRVCYAREKGKIPALSEAAHGSVAGSWAIGLLEADHWLCPIEDLRKKGGPREGMIEGFSLGSYLLLVDYTSRLCRQGKARLSEEVADIFDRLGTSRQLWEQRFHRLLCKSRLLGNYFATDAARLQRVATRRGVHHVDNAIRLATT; the protein is encoded by the coding sequence ATGACTCTCGCCCGTCGTCAGCTAGTTGATCTGGAGCTAACCCGTTACTACCACTGCATTTCCCGCTGCGTACGCCGGGCTTTTCTCTGCGGTGAGGGCCATGAGCACCGCAAGGCGTGGCTCGAAGAGCGACTCGAAATCCTGGCCGAAAACTTTGCCATAGCGGTCTGTGGCTTCAGTGTCATGGACAACCATCTGCACCTGCTGGTGCGTATTGACCCCCAAACGGCTGCCAGGTGGTCCGATGAGGAAGTGGTACGGCGATGGCTCGGCGTCTATCCGCCCCGTACGCTCGACATGCAGGATGCGCAACTCGTCCGGCAATATGTCCACCACGAACTGCAAGACCCGGAAAGGGTCGCCACCTACCGCGATCGCCTGCAGAATCTGGGCTGGTTCATGAAGGCCCTCAAGGAACCGTTGGCCCGGCTGGCCAATAAAGAAGACCACTGCAAGGGGACCTTTTGGGAAGGTCGCTACAAGTCGATCGCCATTCTCGATGAAGAGGCGCTCCTGGCCACTTGTGCGTACATCGATCTCAACCCGGTGGCAGCCGGAGTGGCGGCCACCCCCGAAACCAGCCAACATACCTCGATTCGCCAGCGGGTCTGCTATGCCAGAGAAAAGGGAAAAATCCCCGCACTCTCAGAGGCAGCCCACGGCTCGGTGGCTGGTTCTTGGGCCATCGGCCTGTTGGAGGCAGACCACTGGCTCTGTCCCATCGAAGACCTGCGCAAGAAAGGTGGACCTCGGGAAGGGATGATCGAAGGTTTTTCCCTGGGGAGCTATCTGCTGTTGGTCGACTATACCAGTCGGTTGTGCCGTCAGGGCAAGGCACGACTTTCTGAGGAAGTGGCCGACATCTTCGACCGACTCGGCACGAGCCGGCAATTGTGGGAGCAGCGGTTTCACAGGCTACTGTGCAAGTCCCGTTTGCTGGGCAACTACTTTGCCACGGACGCGGCACGGTTACAAAGGGTCGCCACTCGCCGAGGCGTGCACCACGTCGACAACGCTATCCGCCTGGCAACGACCTAG
- a CDS encoding CPBP family intramembrane glutamic endopeptidase encodes MAELLPFDAFIVNTEPFPIGRKSHYTFYLAFELEEFKLILVVLKLFLQHIGSNSAFNLFLSTLLNEYSVPLNPSRYAKNLLKDQIRTSQSKWSVFLILFGLAIIASAAALPRDFAVMQATSQDVSHWEVATASFFQRLLLSTIGICLGIMLGEKFALGVPYLNATLSREMRLKQIWLAALVPSVAWGIGIGVVFSFTDPWLMKVLMPEWTDNATRAVEALEHIAPWKYLLSSFSAGVTEELFFRFGLMTLIAWLGVQLTHGRLPIVVVLWSANLLVAFVFGLIHLRNVVALGISVSPGIFFYVVLWNGIAAAVFGWFYWRRGLESAIICHISADIYIKVIVPFLVATIN; translated from the coding sequence TTGGCGGAACTCCTGCCTTTTGATGCCTTTATTGTCAATACCGAACCATTCCCCATTGGAAGGAAAAGCCACTATACCTTCTATCTTGCATTTGAGCTGGAAGAGTTTAAGTTAATACTTGTTGTGTTAAAACTATTCCTTCAACACATAGGTTCTAATAGTGCTTTCAACCTATTTCTGTCGACTCTATTAAATGAGTATTCGGTCCCATTAAATCCATCTAGGTATGCTAAAAATCTTTTGAAGGATCAAATCCGTACGAGTCAGTCGAAGTGGTCGGTCTTCTTAATACTATTTGGTCTTGCGATCATTGCTTCGGCAGCAGCCTTGCCACGTGACTTCGCCGTTATGCAGGCGACCAGTCAAGATGTGTCACATTGGGAAGTAGCAACGGCATCTTTTTTCCAACGCTTACTTCTTTCGACTATCGGTATTTGTCTGGGGATCATGCTTGGCGAGAAGTTTGCACTCGGCGTGCCATATTTGAACGCCACTCTATCAAGAGAAATGAGGCTTAAGCAGATCTGGTTAGCAGCGTTAGTACCTTCTGTTGCTTGGGGAATCGGAATCGGTGTCGTCTTCTCTTTCACAGATCCTTGGCTCATGAAGGTACTCATGCCTGAGTGGACAGATAATGCCACTCGTGCGGTAGAAGCCTTGGAACATATCGCTCCATGGAAATATCTCCTGTCATCTTTTTCAGCAGGGGTGACCGAGGAGCTATTCTTTCGGTTCGGCCTTATGACACTGATCGCTTGGTTGGGAGTCCAGCTTACTCATGGTCGATTGCCTATAGTGGTAGTACTTTGGTCGGCCAACCTCTTAGTGGCATTTGTTTTTGGCCTTATTCATTTAAGGAATGTAGTCGCACTTGGCATTTCGGTTAGTCCCGGCATTTTTTTCTATGTCGTGCTCTGGAATGGCATTGCCGCAGCCGTCTTCGGATGGTTTTACTGGCGGCGAGGTTTGGAATCCGCAATCATCTGTCACATCTCGGCGGATATATATATCAAGGTGATAGTCCCGTTTCTCGTGGCAACTATAAACTGA